A single Halanaerobiales bacterium DNA region contains:
- a CDS encoding AI-2E family transporter has translation MEYLKDKYLKILIFIFLSVLTIFYIGKLDYITKPLRAILSMSLRPLLIGIFLYYLLRPLVNYLSNKLHNRILSIVIAILFVIFIISILSYFGGSIITSQFKDLIEDMTLFYNQQWDEVNKNIQEGKGIYKYINQFNIQQRLTSIIENIFTTVRNNFNTFFSAVTNWGTIIILIPFVLFYFLKDDKKIFKNILNILPREKRKKTIQLIRDIDKTLSAYISGRLIISIFLGILTYVGFLIIDLPNALVLSFIIFITSFIPIIGPIIGSFPALFIAITTNIWLVLKVLIVILSVQILEGNVIQPGIQGGILKIHPLAVIFAVLVFTILFGIIGALFAVPFYVILRILLKYLFNMEESTS, from the coding sequence TTTATATTTTTATCAGTATTAACTATTTTTTATATTGGAAAATTGGATTATATAACTAAGCCACTACGTGCAATTTTATCTATGTCCTTAAGACCATTATTGATTGGTATATTTTTATATTATCTTCTTAGACCATTAGTAAATTATTTATCTAACAAACTTCATAATCGTATTTTATCTATTGTAATTGCAATTTTATTTGTAATATTTATAATCAGTATTTTATCATATTTTGGAGGAAGTATAATCACTTCTCAGTTTAAAGATTTAATTGAAGATATGACATTATTTTATAATCAACAATGGGATGAAGTCAATAAAAATATACAAGAAGGAAAAGGTATATATAAATATATTAATCAATTTAATATACAACAAAGATTGACATCAATAATAGAAAATATTTTTACAACTGTAAGAAATAATTTTAATACTTTCTTTTCTGCAGTAACAAATTGGGGCACTATTATTATTCTTATTCCTTTTGTATTATTTTACTTTTTAAAAGATGACAAAAAAATTTTTAAAAATATATTGAATATATTACCAAGAGAAAAAAGAAAAAAAACAATACAATTAATAAGAGATATTGATAAAACTTTATCCGCTTATATAAGTGGTAGATTAATTATTTCTATTTTCTTAGGTATTTTAACTTATGTAGGTTTTTTAATTATTGATTTACCAAATGCCTTAGTTTTATCATTTATAATATTTATTACTTCATTTATTCCAATTATTGGTCCAATAATTGGAAGTTTTCCTGCTTTATTTATTGCTATTACAACAAATATATGGTTAGTTTTGAAAGTATTAATTGTTATTTTAAGTGTGCAAATTTTAGAGGGTAATGTTATTCAACCAGGAATACAGGGAGGGATATTAAAAATTCATCCTTTAGCTGTTATTTTTGCTGTATTGGTTTTCACAATTTTATTTGGAATTATAGGTGCACTCTTTGCAGTTCCTTTTTATGTAATATTGAGGATATTATTAAAGTATCTTTTTAATATGGAGGAATCAACTTCATAA
- a CDS encoding flavin reductase family protein: MKKIDYNKHFKKTTEALEGNGAFLTVKSNNLLNTMTIGWANIGYIWSKPILMVAVRKSRYTYKLIESTDKFTVSIPFNNKMKKELQFCGTKSGRDYNKFKELNLKTITSNELYTPLIAGCDLHYECKIVYKQNMESKNLISSYQNRHYKNNDYHTLYFGEIINTLKEE; the protein is encoded by the coding sequence ATGAAAAAAATAGATTATAATAAACACTTTAAAAAAACAACTGAAGCTTTAGAAGGAAATGGAGCATTTTTAACAGTAAAATCTAATAATTTACTTAATACAATGACTATAGGCTGGGCTAATATTGGATATATTTGGAGTAAACCAATATTAATGGTTGCTGTTAGAAAAAGTAGATATACTTATAAACTGATAGAATCTACAGACAAATTTACGGTTAGTATCCCTTTTAATAATAAAATGAAAAAAGAGTTACAATTTTGTGGAACTAAATCTGGCAGAGATTATAATAAGTTTAAAGAATTAAATTTAAAAACTATAACTAGTAATGAATTATATACACCATTAATAGCTGGTTGTGATCTTCATTATGAATGTAAAATTGTATATAAGCAAAACATGGAATCAAAAAATTTAATTTCTTCTTATCAAAATAGACATTATAAAAATAATGACTATCATACATTATATTTTGGAGAAATTATAAATACTCTAAAGGAGGAATAA